Proteins from a genomic interval of Nitrospina gracilis Nb-211:
- a CDS encoding complex I subunit 4 family protein, translating to MLTTVLLLPLAAAILILFMDGQKVAAIQRTATIAVLLTFLGSLVLLFGYDASDPGMQYVNSFHWVPLLHIQFMVGVDGISLWMVVLTAFLSIMAVRFSAGQTQNPKYYLALILILETGMLGVFVALDLILFYVFWEVMLIPTYFLIGLWGEGRRVYATTKFVIFTLVGSLLMLIGMIWITVLHYTATHELTFNIQELVHTAVPHDLEWILFLFFFLAFAIKVPIFPFHSWLPHAYVSCPIPVLILVTGAMSKTGAYGLIRFCLPLFPDFIQQWGTWIGAAAVGGIIYGAWIAIAQKDLKSLVAYSSISHLGFVALGIFAVNGNGVEGSVLQMVNHGIIASALFIIVGIIERRLGTRNLDEFSGLKKSMPILYGMFMLVTLAALGMPGLNGFVGEFLILVGVWTSAVQKDMAVLFVLGAGLTIVFASIYMLFMFQGSMQDKGKNLPQGLKDVNETEAGLLVPACILILFIGLYPKPFIDTMSASVDKLLQIEKTVHVPSQGGGGH from the coding sequence ATGCTGACTACGGTTCTACTGCTTCCGCTGGCGGCGGCCATCCTCATCCTGTTCATGGATGGGCAAAAAGTCGCGGCCATCCAGAGAACGGCGACCATTGCCGTTCTGCTGACGTTTCTTGGTTCGCTGGTCCTTTTGTTCGGTTACGACGCCTCCGACCCGGGCATGCAATACGTCAACTCCTTCCACTGGGTGCCGCTCCTCCACATTCAGTTCATGGTCGGGGTCGATGGCATCAGCCTGTGGATGGTGGTGCTGACGGCGTTTCTTTCCATCATGGCGGTACGCTTTTCCGCCGGGCAGACACAGAATCCGAAATACTACCTCGCGCTCATCCTCATCCTGGAAACGGGCATGCTGGGCGTGTTCGTCGCGCTCGATCTCATCCTGTTCTACGTGTTCTGGGAAGTGATGCTGATCCCGACGTACTTCCTCATCGGCCTGTGGGGCGAAGGACGCCGCGTGTACGCCACGACGAAATTCGTCATCTTCACGCTGGTGGGCAGTCTCCTTATGCTGATCGGCATGATCTGGATCACCGTCCTGCACTACACGGCAACGCATGAGTTGACGTTCAACATCCAGGAACTGGTGCACACTGCGGTGCCGCACGACCTGGAATGGATCCTGTTCCTGTTCTTCTTTCTGGCTTTCGCCATCAAGGTGCCGATCTTCCCGTTCCACAGTTGGTTGCCGCATGCCTACGTTTCGTGCCCGATCCCGGTGTTGATCCTGGTCACCGGCGCGATGTCGAAGACCGGCGCGTATGGACTCATCCGTTTCTGTCTGCCGCTGTTTCCGGATTTCATCCAGCAATGGGGCACGTGGATCGGTGCGGCCGCGGTGGGCGGCATCATTTACGGCGCGTGGATCGCCATCGCGCAGAAAGATCTCAAATCGCTGGTCGCATACTCCAGCATCAGCCACCTCGGTTTCGTTGCCCTCGGCATTTTTGCGGTCAACGGCAACGGCGTTGAAGGCAGTGTCCTGCAGATGGTGAACCACGGCATCATCGCCTCTGCCCTGTTCATCATTGTGGGTATCATCGAGCGCCGCCTCGGTACGCGCAACCTGGATGAATTCTCCGGCCTAAAAAAATCCATGCCCATCCTGTACGGCATGTTCATGCTGGTCACGCTGGCGGCTTTGGGCATGCCGGGGCTGAACGGCTTCGTCGGCGAATTCCTTATTCTGGTTGGCGTCTGGACTTCCGCCGTGCAGAAAGACATGGCCGTCCTGTTTGTTCTGGGCGCGGGGCTGACCATCGTGTTTGCGTCCATTTACATGCTTTTCATGTTTCAGGGATCGATGCAGGATAAAGGCAAAAATCTTCCACAGGGGTTGAAGGATGTCAACGAAACCGAAGCGGGTCTGCTCGTTCCGGCGTGCATCCTGATCCTGTTCATCGGTCTCTACCCCAAACCTTTCATCGACACCATGTCCGCCTCGGTGGACAAACTGCTTCAGATCGAGAAAACCGTGCATGTGCCGTCGCAGGGTGGCGGCGGACATTGA
- the sfsA gene encoding DNA/RNA nuclease SfsA — MKLGQRIVDGVFQERPNRYLAQVVVDGNTVPAHVPDPGRLPGLMIPGRRVRLLYNPGPQRKTDYSLVLVRHGRIWVSVYPVFANALVRDALGAGSLEVLTGYDRFDAEVKHGKSRFDFRLRFGGQDCYVEVKSVSCVEKTVGKFPDAPTERGRRHIEELIELKKKGNRAAVLFVSQRSDTRTITSYDDIDPAFGEILRQARDAGVELYGYNCRVTASSVSLNRPLNVVL; from the coding sequence ATGAAACTGGGACAGCGCATCGTGGACGGCGTGTTTCAGGAACGGCCGAACCGGTATCTGGCGCAGGTGGTGGTCGATGGCAACACCGTTCCCGCCCATGTTCCCGATCCGGGCCGCTTGCCCGGCCTGATGATCCCCGGCCGCCGCGTGCGGCTTCTGTACAATCCCGGTCCGCAACGCAAAACCGATTACAGCCTGGTGCTGGTGCGGCACGGCCGCATCTGGGTTTCCGTCTATCCCGTGTTCGCCAACGCCTTGGTACGTGACGCGCTGGGAGCGGGATCGCTTGAAGTGCTCACCGGATACGACCGTTTCGACGCCGAGGTGAAACACGGCAAAAGCCGGTTTGACTTTCGTCTTCGGTTTGGCGGGCAGGACTGCTACGTCGAGGTGAAGTCGGTCAGTTGCGTGGAGAAGACGGTGGGAAAGTTTCCGGATGCGCCGACGGAACGCGGCAGGCGGCACATTGAGGAATTGATCGAATTAAAGAAAAAGGGAAACCGCGCGGCGGTGCTGTTCGTATCACAACGTTCGGACACACGGACCATTACCAGCTACGATGACATCGATCCCGCCTTCGGTGAAATCTTGAGGCAGGCGCGGGATGCGGGAGTCGAACTGTACGGCTACAACTGCCGCGTCACCGCCTCATCCGTTTCCCTGAACCGCCCGTTAAATGTGGTTCTGTAA
- a CDS encoding class I SAM-dependent methyltransferase yields MHRGSGRAPARSGGKPGTALWDQAARWYDSLVGFKGSEYQQNIILPGTERLLDLKKGREVLDLACGQGVLSRHLAQKGLQVTGLDVSAELIRFAGRRSGRGVRFVCADAADPKALQDKTFDAVACLLAIQNIEHLQPVFENVRRWLKPQGRFVMVTTHPCFRIPRQTHWGWDEEKKIQYRRVDLYLSPNTIPILTPPMARSHVYTMTYHRSLQDYFAALNAAELQVDLLEEWPSHKTSEPGKRAKAENRARQEIPLFLALRAVRAKE; encoded by the coding sequence GTGCACCGTGGGTCCGGTCGCGCTCCAGCACGGAGCGGCGGCAAACCCGGCACGGCGCTGTGGGACCAGGCCGCGCGCTGGTACGATTCACTCGTCGGCTTCAAGGGCAGTGAATATCAGCAGAACATCATCCTGCCCGGCACTGAACGCCTGCTCGATCTGAAAAAGGGCAGGGAGGTTCTGGATCTCGCCTGCGGGCAGGGGGTGCTGTCGCGCCACCTCGCGCAGAAGGGATTGCAGGTGACGGGGCTCGACGTGTCGGCCGAGTTGATCCGCTTTGCCGGAAGGCGGAGCGGCAGGGGGGTGCGCTTTGTGTGCGCGGACGCGGCCGACCCCAAGGCGCTCCAGGACAAAACGTTCGATGCCGTTGCCTGCCTGCTCGCCATTCAGAACATCGAGCACCTGCAACCGGTGTTCGAAAACGTGCGGCGGTGGTTGAAACCGCAGGGACGTTTTGTGATGGTGACGACGCATCCCTGTTTCCGCATTCCCCGGCAGACGCACTGGGGCTGGGACGAGGAAAAGAAAATCCAGTACCGCCGGGTCGATCTGTACCTGTCGCCGAACACCATTCCGATCCTCACGCCGCCGATGGCACGGTCGCACGTGTACACGATGACGTATCACCGGTCTCTGCAGGATTATTTTGCGGCGCTCAACGCGGCGGAATTGCAGGTGGACCTGCTGGAAGAATGGCCCTCGCACAAGACCAGCGAGCCGGGCAAGCGCGCCAAGGCGGAAAACCGGGCGCGTCAGGAAATTCCGCTGTTTCTCGCTCTGCGAGCGGTGCGGGCGAAGGAGTGA
- the tgt gene encoding tRNA guanosine(34) transglycosylase Tgt, giving the protein MFEFEIQKRHAHSRARLGAITTLHGRIRTPAFMPVGTQATVKALSPEDLTDCGAEIILGNTYHLYLRPGHKLIEQLGGLHRFMNWDRPILTDSGGYQVFSLNDLAKITEDGVTFRSHLDGSQHLLSPELAIEIQQALGADIIMTFDEPTPPDADEAQTLKSLELSTRWARRCREAHTRKGQTLFGIVQGGMFKNLRNESARQIIDLDFKGYAIGGLSVGEEKNLMLELADHTAPLLPEAAPRYLMGVGTPDDLIQCVKMGIDMFDCVLPTRNARNGTLYTSEGKINIRNARHRDSDRPLDPACACYTCKHYSRAYLRHLYMADEIFAMRLNSLHNTAFFQKWMADIRRAIEEDRPLDWRLPESGENNGG; this is encoded by the coding sequence GTGTTTGAATTCGAAATCCAGAAACGGCACGCCCACTCGCGGGCGCGGCTTGGCGCCATCACCACATTGCACGGCCGCATCCGGACACCCGCGTTCATGCCCGTCGGCACCCAGGCCACCGTGAAGGCGCTGTCTCCGGAAGACTTGACAGACTGCGGCGCTGAAATCATTCTTGGCAACACGTACCACCTGTACCTCAGGCCGGGGCACAAACTGATCGAACAACTGGGCGGCCTGCACCGGTTCATGAACTGGGACCGGCCGATCCTCACCGACAGCGGCGGTTACCAGGTGTTCAGCCTGAACGACCTCGCCAAGATCACCGAGGACGGCGTCACCTTCCGCTCGCACCTCGACGGGTCCCAACACCTGCTGTCGCCGGAGCTCGCCATCGAAATCCAGCAGGCCCTGGGCGCGGATATCATCATGACCTTCGACGAACCGACGCCGCCCGATGCCGATGAGGCGCAAACCTTGAAGTCGCTGGAGCTGTCCACGCGCTGGGCCAGGCGTTGCCGGGAAGCGCACACGCGCAAAGGGCAGACGCTGTTCGGCATCGTGCAGGGCGGCATGTTCAAAAACCTGAGAAACGAAAGCGCGCGGCAGATCATCGACCTCGACTTCAAGGGATACGCCATCGGCGGGCTCAGCGTGGGCGAGGAAAAAAACCTGATGCTGGAGTTGGCCGACCACACCGCGCCGCTGTTGCCGGAGGCCGCACCGCGTTACCTGATGGGTGTCGGCACTCCGGACGATCTGATCCAGTGCGTGAAGATGGGCATCGACATGTTCGACTGCGTCCTGCCCACCAGGAACGCACGCAACGGCACGCTCTACACGAGCGAGGGCAAGATCAACATCCGCAATGCGCGCCATCGCGACAGCGACCGGCCGCTCGATCCCGCATGCGCCTGCTACACCTGCAAGCATTACTCGCGCGCGTACCTGCGGCATCTCTACATGGCCGACGAAATCTTCGCCATGCGGCTCAACTCACTGCACAACACCGCGTTCTTTCAGAAATGGATGGCGGACATCCGCCGCGCCATTGAGGAAGACCGCCCACTGGACTGGCGCCTGCCGGAATCGGGAGAGAACAACGGAGGCTGA
- a CDS encoding mechanosensitive ion channel family protein, with the protein MPQNHCLHFARHPHFLRAVFLIALLLAALAFPVPAPAQSGEAPSGDAPPRQNVQKMLFLLSKQITQVQSRLKALNDMPATPSVNKKREELLSQIDGLQRNFESLATQLSADQLFEGDPKKSDWSQKLESLIMPLLEATSDLTEKPRRIENLKTRIELLGAQLRNYEEGRKNIEALLSTARQEREPLDEQEQQFLMRLENLKDKYNPELIRLKLHEARRALKKELANSEPFIDTATRSIKNFFKHRGLNLLISAGIFIAIWYLLIKLRLFIVGEKSLFSFEPWMQKVLMTAYTGLVLVLCIISSLVSLYLLNDWLLLSIVILFLLAVAWASRQFIPRLFQEMRLALNLGTVKENERLIWKGVPWYVEGIGLQAALKNPSLEAGSVLLPVGELVGQHSRPVVEDEPWFPTEVGDWVILADGTYGRVQHQTMEQVVLELKGGTEHFYTTTDFLSKTPKNISRGFRYDIVFGLDYETQPRVCDEIPGLFSKGLREHLKNHFQEGEPDFTHLEITFDEAGSSSLNLRVVVHVDGRCAEWYDELKREIQTALVRICNENRLRIPFTQLTVTLSDNSKQQMQTASQRKDDPPSRV; encoded by the coding sequence ATGCCCCAAAACCATTGCCTGCATTTTGCCCGCCATCCTCATTTTCTACGGGCCGTGTTTTTGATCGCGTTGTTGCTTGCCGCCCTCGCCTTTCCCGTTCCCGCTCCAGCGCAAAGCGGGGAAGCCCCCTCCGGCGATGCCCCGCCCCGTCAAAACGTGCAAAAGATGCTGTTCCTGCTGTCCAAGCAGATCACACAGGTACAGTCCCGCCTCAAAGCGCTCAACGACATGCCGGCCACGCCTTCCGTCAACAAGAAGCGGGAGGAGTTGCTGTCGCAGATCGACGGACTGCAACGCAATTTCGAATCGCTGGCCACCCAACTGAGCGCCGACCAGTTGTTCGAAGGCGACCCGAAAAAATCGGACTGGAGCCAGAAGCTGGAATCGCTCATCATGCCGCTTCTCGAAGCAACCAGCGACCTGACGGAAAAGCCGCGCCGAATCGAAAATCTGAAAACACGAATAGAACTTCTGGGCGCGCAATTGCGCAATTATGAAGAGGGACGGAAAAATATCGAGGCTTTGTTGAGCACGGCCCGGCAGGAAAGAGAGCCGTTGGACGAGCAGGAACAGCAGTTCCTGATGCGCCTGGAAAACCTGAAAGACAAATACAACCCGGAGTTGATCCGCCTGAAACTGCACGAAGCCCGCCGCGCCTTGAAAAAAGAACTCGCAAACAGCGAACCGTTTATCGACACCGCCACACGGTCCATCAAAAACTTTTTCAAACACCGCGGCCTGAACCTGCTCATCTCGGCGGGCATCTTCATCGCCATCTGGTACCTGCTCATCAAACTGCGGCTGTTCATCGTCGGTGAAAAAAGCCTGTTTTCGTTCGAGCCGTGGATGCAGAAAGTACTGATGACGGCCTACACCGGCCTGGTGCTGGTGCTGTGCATCATCTCCAGCCTCGTGTCGCTGTACCTGTTGAACGACTGGCTGTTGCTCAGCATCGTCATTCTGTTTCTTCTCGCGGTGGCGTGGGCGTCGCGGCAATTCATCCCGCGCCTGTTTCAGGAGATGCGCCTCGCCCTCAACCTGGGCACGGTCAAGGAAAACGAACGCCTCATCTGGAAAGGCGTGCCGTGGTATGTGGAAGGCATCGGCCTGCAGGCCGCGCTCAAAAACCCGAGCCTGGAAGCGGGCAGTGTCCTGCTTCCCGTGGGTGAACTGGTCGGGCAACATTCACGGCCTGTGGTGGAAGATGAACCCTGGTTCCCCACCGAGGTCGGCGACTGGGTGATCCTCGCCGACGGCACCTACGGTCGGGTGCAGCACCAGACCATGGAACAGGTGGTGCTCGAACTCAAGGGTGGCACCGAGCATTTTTACACGACGACGGATTTTCTGTCGAAAACGCCGAAGAACATCTCGCGTGGGTTCCGCTACGATATCGTTTTCGGTCTCGATTACGAAACCCAGCCGCGGGTGTGCGACGAGATTCCAGGTCTGTTCAGCAAGGGACTGCGCGAACACCTGAAAAACCATTTTCAGGAGGGCGAACCGGACTTCACGCATCTGGAGATCACCTTCGACGAGGCGGGAAGCAGTTCTCTCAATCTTCGCGTCGTGGTTCACGTGGACGGCCGGTGCGCGGAATGGTACGATGAACTCAAACGGGAAATTCAGACGGCGCTGGTCCGCATCTGCAACGAAAACCGACTGCGTATTCCGTTCACCCAGCTCACTGTCACGCTATCGGATAACAGCAAGCAACAAATGCAAACCGCCTCTCAACGGAAAGACGACCCTCCCTCCCGTGTTTGA
- a CDS encoding aspartate aminotransferase family protein, translating into MKKTADIIKLTDKHVARTYGRLPLALVRGKGCYVWDADGKKYLDCVTGLAVDNLGHCHPEVVKAIRKQAGALIHVSNLYHIEPQSRLAKSLTRLSFADKVFFCNSGTEANEAAIKLARKHSADQGYNNRYEILTFTNSFHGRTLGSLSATAQKKFHAGFKPLLSGFKYVRFNDIDAVAKTVSPKTCAVLIEPVQGEGGVNVPDKQFMKDLQQLCRDNGLLLMFDEVQTGFGRTGSLFAYERFGVKPDVITLAKALGGGMAIGAMMATDAVMKSFVPGTHAATFGGNPLACAAAQAALDVVAQKSFLKTVREAGDYFAKQLHALARKHPVVKEVRGLGMMLAMELKVPGLPVLNNCMEKGILINCVQNSTLRFLPPLIITRKEIDTVIRTLSESLSRLEP; encoded by the coding sequence ATGAAAAAGACCGCGGACATCATCAAGCTCACCGACAAACACGTCGCCCGCACTTACGGACGGCTCCCTCTCGCCCTCGTCCGGGGCAAGGGATGCTACGTGTGGGACGCCGATGGGAAGAAGTACCTCGACTGCGTCACCGGCCTTGCCGTGGACAACCTCGGCCATTGCCACCCGGAAGTCGTCAAGGCCATCCGCAAGCAGGCGGGCGCGTTGATCCACGTCTCCAACCTGTATCACATCGAGCCGCAGTCCCGGCTTGCAAAGAGCCTCACCCGCCTCAGTTTCGCCGACAAGGTGTTTTTCTGCAACAGCGGCACCGAGGCCAACGAAGCGGCCATCAAGCTCGCGCGCAAACATTCCGCCGACCAGGGATACAACAACCGGTACGAGATTCTCACGTTCACCAACTCGTTTCACGGACGCACGCTGGGTTCCTTAAGCGCCACCGCGCAGAAAAAGTTTCATGCCGGATTCAAACCCCTGCTTTCCGGTTTCAAATACGTGCGCTTCAACGACATCGACGCCGTGGCCAAAACGGTCTCCCCCAAAACCTGCGCGGTGCTCATCGAACCGGTGCAAGGCGAAGGCGGCGTGAACGTGCCGGACAAACAGTTTATGAAGGACCTGCAACAGCTCTGCCGGGACAACGGACTGCTGTTGATGTTCGACGAGGTGCAGACGGGATTCGGCCGGACCGGCTCCCTGTTTGCCTACGAGCGGTTCGGCGTGAAACCGGACGTCATCACCCTCGCCAAGGCGCTGGGCGGAGGCATGGCCATCGGCGCCATGATGGCCACCGATGCAGTGATGAAATCGTTCGTGCCCGGCACGCACGCGGCAACCTTCGGCGGCAATCCGCTGGCCTGCGCCGCGGCGCAGGCGGCGCTGGACGTTGTGGCGCAGAAAAGTTTTCTTAAAACCGTGCGGGAGGCGGGTGACTACTTCGCCAAACAACTGCATGCGCTGGCCCGCAAGCACCCGGTGGTCAAGGAAGTGCGGGGGCTGGGCATGATGCTGGCCATGGAACTGAAAGTCCCCGGCCTGCCCGTGCTCAACAATTGCATGGAAAAGGGAATTCTGATTAACTGTGTGCAGAACTCGACGCTCCGGTTCCTGCCACCCCTGATCATCACGCGAAAAGAAATCGACACCGTTATCCGAACGCTTTCGGAGAGCCTGTCGCGGCTGGAGCCCTGA
- a CDS encoding ComF family protein encodes MEYEYPTKDFECGLCRKNTYRFDRARSLGVYASVLKELVHFFKYQRHPGAIREIAPLLEQYLREHNETHAGLEVVWVPLHPDKLKERGFDQSYVLADRLARLCGLPLVEGALRRVRDTPPQARKTRAERMENVKGAFEVVRPEWVSGRRLLVVDDVLTTGATMNEVAKVLKRAGADRVEAFTLARA; translated from the coding sequence ATGGAATACGAATACCCGACTAAGGATTTCGAGTGCGGGCTTTGCCGGAAGAACACGTATCGCTTCGACCGCGCGCGGTCGCTGGGCGTGTATGCGTCCGTCCTCAAGGAACTGGTGCACTTTTTCAAATACCAGCGCCATCCCGGCGCCATCCGTGAGATTGCTCCATTGCTGGAGCAGTACCTAAGGGAACACAACGAAACCCATGCCGGGTTGGAGGTGGTGTGGGTGCCGTTGCATCCGGACAAACTGAAGGAGCGGGGGTTCGATCAATCCTATGTGCTGGCCGACCGCCTGGCGCGGCTGTGTGGCTTGCCGCTTGTGGAAGGCGCTCTACGCCGGGTGCGCGACACCCCGCCGCAGGCGAGGAAAACCCGCGCCGAGCGTATGGAAAACGTGAAGGGGGCGTTCGAGGTGGTCCGGCCGGAGTGGGTATCCGGACGCCGCCTGCTGGTGGTGGACGATGTGCTCACCACCGGGGCGACGATGAATGAGGTGGCGAAGGTGCTGAAGCGGGCCGGCGCGGACCGGGTGGAGGCGTTCACCCTGGCCCGCGCCTGA